Proteins encoded together in one Haloarcula rubripromontorii window:
- a CDS encoding HTH domain-containing protein — MTGDTHLRAELYLRGDTYGTFDAQQQVLNRVKRLEANGVFSESMVAGEWQRIRTMAEDKRSEAIQTYEEFTGWAARNGHSLEPAFERRNRSYVGMDRIDDVVVFPVVSLAIYDGDDLEGVFPCSDEERTYTVGDALEAFERGDEDWLAQFDSLSVDRTDPLLEPGVDATI; from the coding sequence ATGACAGGGGACACACATCTTCGGGCAGAGCTGTATCTTCGCGGAGATACCTACGGCACGTTCGACGCACAACAGCAGGTACTCAATCGGGTGAAGCGACTGGAGGCAAACGGCGTGTTCAGCGAGTCGATGGTCGCCGGTGAGTGGCAACGGATCAGGACGATGGCGGAGGACAAGCGGTCGGAAGCCATCCAGACCTACGAGGAGTTCACAGGCTGGGCGGCCCGGAACGGTCACTCGCTCGAACCGGCGTTCGAGCGACGGAACCGGAGCTACGTCGGGATGGACCGCATCGACGACGTGGTCGTGTTCCCGGTCGTCTCGCTGGCCATCTACGACGGCGACGACCTGGAGGGTGTGTTCCCGTGCTCGGACGAGGAACGGACTTACACTGTCGGCGACGCGCTCGAAGCCTTCGAGCGCGGCGACGAGGATTGGCTTGCACAGTTCGACTCCCTCTCGGTCGACCGGACCGACCCGCTGCTGGAACCGGGCGTCGACGCGACGATTTAA
- a CDS encoding carbohydrate kinase family protein → MRVICAGHVNWDVTLHVDHLPEPDGEGRITDRSQSSGGSAANAAVALAGLDADPLVLGSVGRDDHGTMARRELSATGVETMLIESDKPTAVKYLIVDENGDVAVLGNDGANEAFGASDLQPGTLAEADHLHLTGQDPRTAAALARDATAADVPVSFDPGRRLPYRDYSSVLSHADILFCNDREADHARNSGLFETVPTVVVKHGDCGATAHIGDQTVTNGGYPIDSVDTAGAGDAFAAGYLLASAGESDPERALAVANACGALAAQSPGAQTTLDWESVWALVDSGHSPDPV, encoded by the coding sequence ATGCGCGTCATCTGTGCCGGCCACGTCAACTGGGACGTGACGCTCCACGTCGACCACCTCCCGGAGCCCGACGGCGAGGGGCGTATCACCGACCGGTCACAGTCCAGCGGGGGGAGCGCGGCGAACGCGGCCGTCGCACTGGCCGGACTTGATGCAGACCCGCTAGTCCTCGGTAGCGTCGGCCGGGACGACCACGGAACCATGGCCCGGCGCGAACTGTCGGCCACCGGCGTCGAGACGATGCTGATTGAATCGGACAAGCCGACGGCCGTGAAGTACCTCATCGTGGACGAGAACGGCGACGTTGCAGTGCTTGGAAACGACGGGGCCAACGAGGCATTCGGCGCGTCGGACCTCCAGCCCGGGACCCTGGCCGAGGCAGACCACCTCCACTTGACCGGTCAAGATCCGAGGACGGCTGCAGCGCTCGCACGCGACGCCACGGCCGCGGATGTTCCGGTGAGTTTCGACCCCGGCCGCCGACTCCCGTACCGCGATTACTCATCAGTACTCTCACATGCGGATATCCTGTTTTGCAACGACCGGGAGGCCGACCACGCCAGAAACAGCGGGCTCTTCGAGACGGTGCCGACAGTTGTGGTCAAACACGGGGACTGCGGCGCGACCGCCCATATCGGAGACCAGACAGTCACGAACGGTGGGTATCCGATAGACTCTGTGGACACTGCAGGCGCGGGCGACGCATTCGCTGCCGGATATCTACTCGCCAGCGCAGGGGAGAGTGATCCAGAGCGTGCGCTCGCGGTCGCCAACGCCTGTGGCGCGCTCGCAGCGCAGTCACCCGGCGCACAGACGACACTCGACTGGGAGTCGGTGTGGGCGCTTGTCGACAGCGGGCACTCACCGGACCCAGTTTAG
- a CDS encoding potassium channel family protein, with protein sequence MTRTLDIIIAGGGRVGFQTAEILADRGHDVTIIERDERMVSEIADQWVATVIRGDATNPEIIEQAGIDRADAIAALTGETGLNLAVCLAASELTPDIRTVARIDRTAGEAYTRFVDAVVFPERAGARVAANEILGSDVQTLADVTGSLDIMLVRVADGAPAAGKPLTDVRFPEGTLVVSDDNGERIARADTTLTPGSRYVIAVEPAVVDEVLNLMRG encoded by the coding sequence ATGACCCGGACACTCGACATTATCATCGCAGGCGGTGGCCGCGTCGGTTTCCAGACAGCCGAGATACTCGCCGACCGCGGACACGACGTGACGATCATCGAACGGGACGAACGGATGGTCTCGGAGATCGCCGACCAGTGGGTCGCGACGGTTATCCGAGGCGACGCGACGAATCCGGAGATAATCGAACAGGCAGGCATCGACCGAGCGGACGCGATTGCCGCGCTCACGGGTGAAACCGGGCTGAACCTTGCAGTCTGTTTAGCTGCCTCGGAATTAACACCAGATATTCGGACCGTCGCGCGAATTGACCGCACAGCCGGTGAGGCGTACACCCGATTTGTCGATGCGGTGGTCTTTCCCGAACGGGCTGGTGCGAGGGTGGCAGCGAACGAAATCTTGGGGAGTGATGTCCAGACGCTCGCCGACGTGACAGGCAGCCTCGATATCATGCTCGTCCGCGTCGCTGACGGCGCTCCGGCCGCCGGAAAACCACTCACAGACGTACGGTTTCCCGAGGGGACTCTCGTTGTCTCCGACGATAACGGTGAGCGGATCGCCCGTGCCGACACAACCCTGACGCCAGGGAGCCGCTACGTTATCGCGGTTGAGCCTGCTGTCGTCGATGAGGTCCTGAATCTGATGCGCGGCTAG
- a CDS encoding ABC transporter ATP-binding protein, with amino-acid sequence MTVIDAQGLVKRYRTGGQTLYALAGIDFALEAGEFVSIMGPSGSGKTTLLNILGLLDTPTEGTVLLEGQDVTGLGESKRTRLRKQTIGFVFQHFYLLPTLTAVENVEVPLLLDSDPKVKKRARTLLERLGLGDRLDHKPDELSGGQKQRVAIARSLINSPKVVLADEPTGNLDSETGRQILDEFRRIADEDDVAIVAVTHDDLVNEYVDRTVHLVDGTIGRERKNGG; translated from the coding sequence ATGACGGTCATCGACGCACAGGGACTGGTCAAGCGCTACCGGACCGGCGGCCAGACCCTCTACGCACTGGCGGGTATCGATTTCGCCCTCGAAGCCGGTGAGTTCGTCTCGATTATGGGGCCCAGTGGCAGTGGCAAGACAACGCTGTTGAACATCCTCGGGCTGCTGGATACGCCGACGGAGGGGACCGTCCTGCTGGAGGGGCAGGATGTGACCGGACTCGGCGAAAGCAAGCGGACGCGCCTCCGGAAGCAAACAATCGGGTTCGTGTTCCAGCACTTCTATCTCCTGCCGACACTGACTGCTGTCGAGAACGTCGAGGTACCACTGCTGTTGGACAGTGATCCAAAAGTCAAAAAACGGGCCAGAACGCTCCTGGAGCGGCTTGGGCTCGGTGACCGACTGGACCACAAGCCAGACGAACTCTCCGGCGGCCAGAAGCAACGCGTCGCCATCGCGCGCTCGCTCATCAACAGCCCGAAGGTCGTTCTCGCCGACGAGCCGACGGGTAACCTCGACAGCGAGACCGGGCGGCAGATACTCGACGAGTTCCGTCGCATCGCCGACGAGGACGACGTGGCAATCGTCGCCGTCACGCACGATGACCTTGTCAACGAATACGTCGACCGAACCGTCCACTTAGTCGACGGAACAATCGGGAGGGAACGGAAGAATGGCGGGTAG
- a CDS encoding dihydropteroate synthase: MRTVEIDGLPVGDGHPTRVMSVLNMSSNSGYKPSVYLDPAEAADAIEETLVPAGADIIDVGLQSANPKYESKPVEMEKDRLEEVAPLVDELDADVPLSLETRYAEVAEEAIGHGFDLINDVCGFADPEMKGVVEDHDMPVVKMASPPDLARPGALKTIDDIFEALQRDGFTDRTIIDPAFGGWYDGKEFEDNWEMFRRLREFRAFDRPMLTATNREDFLGDLADQPETENQLAVSLAAATMEVERGAHIIRTHDTQETHDVVRVADALGDERTTRPETDSGPTVSELTDVSLREVARHQALGETVAGGTDDGATLTFLLGDLTDDARASIRAVAEVTDVVVVEKDSGSLYVGGSAAALKVVTDSLAEDGHRELAGELRASLSRRV, translated from the coding sequence ATGCGAACGGTCGAAATCGACGGCCTGCCGGTGGGCGATGGCCATCCGACGCGCGTCATGAGCGTGCTGAATATGAGTTCGAACTCCGGGTACAAACCGAGCGTGTATCTGGACCCAGCAGAAGCCGCCGACGCTATCGAGGAGACCCTCGTCCCCGCTGGCGCAGATATCATCGATGTCGGCCTTCAGTCGGCGAACCCGAAATACGAGTCCAAACCGGTCGAGATGGAGAAAGACCGGCTCGAAGAGGTCGCCCCGCTCGTCGACGAGCTCGACGCCGATGTGCCGCTGTCGCTCGAAACGCGCTATGCTGAGGTGGCCGAAGAGGCCATCGGCCACGGTTTCGACCTCATCAACGATGTGTGTGGCTTCGCCGACCCGGAGATGAAAGGTGTCGTCGAGGACCACGATATGCCGGTCGTCAAGATGGCCAGCCCGCCGGACCTGGCTCGACCCGGCGCGCTGAAAACCATCGACGACATCTTCGAGGCGCTCCAGCGAGACGGCTTCACAGATCGGACCATCATCGACCCGGCTTTCGGCGGCTGGTACGACGGCAAAGAGTTCGAGGACAACTGGGAGATGTTCCGTCGGCTCCGGGAGTTCCGTGCTTTCGACCGGCCGATGCTCACCGCGACTAACCGCGAGGACTTTCTCGGCGACCTGGCCGACCAGCCCGAGACAGAGAACCAGCTCGCCGTGTCACTGGCCGCAGCGACGATGGAAGTCGAACGCGGCGCACACATCATCCGAACGCACGACACGCAAGAGACACACGACGTGGTCAGAGTGGCCGACGCGCTCGGTGACGAGCGGACGACGCGCCCCGAGACAGACTCCGGCCCCACCGTGTCGGAACTGACGGACGTGTCCCTGCGTGAGGTCGCGCGCCATCAGGCCCTCGGCGAGACGGTCGCCGGCGGCACCGACGACGGCGCGACGCTCACGTTCCTGCTCGGCGACCTGACCGACGACGCCCGGGCGAGCATCCGGGCTGTCGCCGAGGTGACTGACGTAGTGGTGGTCGAGAAAGACAGCGGTAGTCTCTACGTCGGCGGCTCCGCGGCTGCGCTGAAAGTTGTCACCGACAGCCTCGCTGAGGACGGACACCGCGAACTCGCCGGCGAGCTACGGGCCTCGCTGTCCCGACGCGTGTAG
- a CDS encoding sensor histidine kinase translates to MGGELPVTFDLDSFEAVTRQLMTAESEREICEIAMSGISSVFDLPLGALWLYDSDATELQLAASTERADEVFDWPVTYRPGNSLSWEAFEQDEVRTYSELDSERSQYNKNSPVSSEIILPLAEYGVINIGSLTPVTFDDEAVRLAQMYATHVQAALQKAEREHDLRVQRDRMEQFIGVVSHDLRNPLHVVEGRIELVRETGDLSHLDDAAEGVARMESLINDLLTLAKEGYAVEDRTAISLDAIVEQTWEMARTADATLKIEGSAPVFGDQNRLKQVFENLFQNAADHAGEDVTVWVGPLVDSGAAEIDRADERTEGRVIGFYVADDGPGIPSDKLNDLLSVDALSGSDSGLGLSIVAQIIDAHGWDIAVTESRAGGARFEVTDGTKPVSPFHSW, encoded by the coding sequence ATGGGTGGGGAGTTACCCGTTACATTCGATCTCGACTCGTTCGAGGCTGTAACACGGCAGCTGATGACTGCGGAGTCCGAGCGAGAGATCTGTGAAATCGCAATGTCGGGGATTTCGTCTGTGTTTGACCTGCCACTCGGAGCGCTGTGGCTATATGACAGCGACGCGACGGAGTTGCAGTTGGCCGCATCGACGGAGCGGGCGGACGAGGTGTTCGACTGGCCGGTTACCTACCGACCCGGCAACAGCCTCTCGTGGGAGGCGTTCGAGCAGGACGAAGTGCGGACGTACTCTGAACTCGACAGCGAGCGAAGCCAGTACAACAAGAACTCCCCTGTCAGTAGCGAGATTATCCTCCCGCTTGCCGAGTACGGCGTTATCAACATCGGGTCGCTAACCCCCGTTACGTTCGACGATGAAGCGGTTCGACTCGCGCAGATGTACGCGACACACGTTCAGGCAGCGCTGCAGAAAGCTGAGCGCGAGCACGACCTCCGCGTCCAGCGCGACCGGATGGAACAGTTCATCGGCGTCGTTTCACACGACCTCAGAAACCCACTTCACGTCGTCGAGGGACGCATTGAACTCGTCCGAGAGACCGGTGACCTGTCCCATCTGGACGACGCGGCGGAAGGCGTGGCTCGCATGGAATCGCTCATCAACGACTTGCTAACACTTGCAAAGGAGGGGTATGCGGTCGAAGACCGCACCGCCATATCGCTTGACGCCATTGTCGAACAGACATGGGAGATGGCCCGAACAGCCGACGCGACGTTGAAGATCGAAGGGTCCGCCCCGGTGTTCGGTGACCAGAACCGCCTCAAACAGGTGTTCGAGAATCTCTTTCAGAACGCGGCGGACCACGCGGGCGAGGACGTGACCGTCTGGGTCGGCCCACTTGTCGACAGCGGGGCAGCCGAGATAGACCGTGCGGATGAGCGGACCGAAGGCCGAGTAATCGGCTTCTACGTCGCCGACGACGGACCGGGCATCCCATCCGACAAACTGAACGACCTTCTTTCAGTCGATGCCCTCTCAGGCAGTGACAGCGGCCTCGGCCTGTCTATCGTTGCCCAGATCATCGATGCCCACGGCTGGGATATCGCTGTGACCGAGAGCAGGGCCGGCGGCGCACGATTCGAAGTGACTGACGGGACGAAACCGGTCTCACCGTTCCACTCCTGGTAG
- a CDS encoding phosphotransferase family protein: MQTPEQDIEAVLKESGPDYEGFQFETPGGGHQSDVYMVTLRHNGESYEVVVKFKPQGDVPFAVEPCLHDFVAARTDVPVPRILVYEDNPDADVPPYFVTERIHGENLAEEFAGLSTDDRRRVLAQSGRILGDMHSEIGFEAFGRLTLHDDRIIVSDWMGNWREYFESLTRSHLSHLDGTPFEDMADRAWDCIEPALSMVPEDGVPRLVHDDFRPANLMFEQTADAPITAVLDWQDVLAALPEYNLAQTEFLFIDSSFQDPELRDSLRTVFHEGYQEMRPMEFDEGYEQRRPLYQLSTLLWRMAGFEAAFADESGLATARAEAQYRQQFERLVEEIQAN, encoded by the coding sequence GTGCAGACCCCGGAACAGGACATCGAAGCCGTGCTGAAAGAGTCAGGCCCGGACTACGAGGGGTTCCAGTTCGAGACTCCGGGCGGGGGCCACCAGAGCGATGTCTACATGGTAACGCTGCGCCACAACGGCGAGTCGTACGAAGTGGTTGTGAAGTTCAAGCCACAGGGCGATGTGCCGTTTGCCGTCGAACCCTGTCTCCACGACTTCGTCGCCGCCCGGACCGATGTCCCTGTTCCACGCATCCTTGTCTACGAGGATAACCCCGACGCCGATGTCCCGCCGTATTTCGTCACCGAGCGCATCCACGGCGAGAACCTGGCCGAGGAGTTCGCCGGACTTTCAACTGACGACCGACGGCGAGTGCTGGCCCAGTCCGGTCGGATCCTCGGAGATATGCACTCCGAGATCGGATTCGAGGCGTTCGGCCGACTCACGCTCCACGACGACCGGATCATCGTGAGTGACTGGATGGGCAACTGGCGGGAGTACTTCGAGAGTCTCACCAGATCACACCTGTCCCATCTTGATGGGACGCCTTTCGAGGATATGGCAGACCGAGCGTGGGACTGTATCGAACCGGCACTGAGTATGGTTCCCGAGGACGGCGTTCCGCGACTGGTTCACGACGATTTCAGGCCGGCGAATCTGATGTTCGAGCAAACGGCGGACGCGCCGATCACGGCGGTCCTCGACTGGCAGGACGTACTCGCGGCGCTGCCGGAGTACAACCTCGCACAGACAGAGTTTCTCTTTATCGACTCGTCGTTTCAGGACCCGGAACTGCGCGACTCGCTTCGGACGGTGTTTCACGAGGGGTACCAGGAGATGCGCCCGATGGAGTTCGACGAGGGGTACGAGCAGCGACGCCCCCTCTATCAGCTCTCGACGCTCCTGTGGCGAATGGCTGGCTTCGAGGCCGCCTTCGCTGACGAGTCGGGCCTCGCCACCGCTCGTGCCGAAGCCCAGTACCGCCAGCAGTTCGAGCGGCTCGTCGAAGAGATACAGGCGAACTAA
- a CDS encoding ABC transporter permease: MAGRFFPAALMARRNLTRTKMRSLLASLGIVIGVVAIASLGMFGVALQYSFTQNLGNVGNQLTVYPNSGENITELTERDIRTIRREASPTATVSPVKTRVEPVSYNREDAVRETIYGVEDAAALYEAKEGRVSPFRSGALVGSNVAEEHELHPGSQITVNGTSVRVRAVLEEGDPFSSTNPDNRIIMPAASFDQRGYSEVYVIESTGTQANETAIGIRDALNDREQRVFVQELGSLVDTIEEQFQIINTVLAGIASISLLVAGISILNVMLMSTVERREEIGVLRAVGYQKRDVLKVMLMEATLLGFLGGIAGVILSLGAGLAINHYAVGDAMAVFRLPNAWYVGAAFSFGVLTSIVSGLYPAWKAASEEPVDALRG, from the coding sequence ATGGCGGGTAGGTTCTTCCCGGCCGCGCTGATGGCGCGGCGCAACCTCACGCGAACGAAAATGCGGTCGTTGCTGGCGTCGCTGGGTATCGTCATCGGTGTCGTTGCCATCGCTTCGCTGGGGATGTTCGGCGTCGCGCTCCAGTACTCGTTTACCCAGAACCTCGGTAACGTCGGCAACCAGCTCACGGTATACCCGAACTCCGGCGAAAACATCACTGAACTCACCGAACGAGACATCCGCACGATTCGCAGAGAGGCAAGTCCGACAGCGACTGTGTCGCCGGTAAAGACACGTGTAGAGCCGGTGTCGTACAACCGCGAGGACGCAGTCAGGGAAACAATATACGGCGTTGAGGACGCTGCAGCGCTGTACGAGGCCAAGGAGGGACGGGTATCGCCGTTCCGATCCGGTGCACTCGTCGGTTCCAATGTCGCGGAAGAGCACGAACTGCATCCCGGGAGCCAGATTACCGTCAACGGGACCAGCGTCCGCGTCCGGGCCGTTCTCGAAGAAGGCGACCCGTTCTCCTCGACAAACCCCGATAACCGAATCATCATGCCGGCTGCTTCGTTCGACCAGCGCGGCTACTCGGAAGTGTACGTTATCGAGTCGACCGGGACACAGGCCAACGAAACGGCGATTGGGATCCGCGACGCGCTCAACGACCGCGAGCAGCGGGTCTTCGTTCAGGAACTCGGCTCACTCGTCGACACCATCGAAGAGCAGTTCCAGATCATCAACACCGTCCTCGCCGGCATCGCATCGATTTCGCTGCTCGTGGCTGGCATCTCCATTCTCAACGTCATGCTGATGTCCACCGTCGAACGACGGGAAGAGATCGGCGTCCTCAGGGCAGTGGGATACCAGAAGCGGGACGTCCTCAAAGTGATGCTGATGGAAGCGACGCTGCTCGGATTCCTCGGTGGCATCGCTGGTGTCATTCTGAGTCTCGGGGCCGGACTGGCGATAAATCACTACGCTGTCGGCGATGCGATGGCTGTCTTCAGGCTACCAAACGCCTGGTACGTCGGTGCAGCGTTCTCCTTTGGGGTGCTGACGAGTATCGTCAGCGGGCTGTATCCGGCCTGGAAAGCAGCGAGCGAGGAACCGGTCGACGCGCTGCGCGGTTAA
- a CDS encoding APC family permease, producing MSKSQTRSPEAELGLLDATMIGMGAMIGAGIFVLTGLAAEIAGPAAILVFALNGVVTAFTGLSYAELAASIPKSGGGYAFVREIFDDFASFIMGWMLWFAYMIAGALYALGFAPNFLELLHVYGVVPPPDEVGAVVVPVIDTALPPAFLLAFIAVLGLVALNAVSTAASGSVETIFTMIKVSILVVFVAFGFASPMFSGAEFQPLFPDGSGAAAVLPAMGLTFIAFEGYDLITTVTEEVQNPRENIPKAIFISLAVTVVVYLAVVTVAIGTLGAEGLADAGEAGIATAATSFMPTGLPIIQNGGALIVFGAVFSTLTALNAVVIASSRVAFSMGREGQLLPSIGQIHHRYGTPFVAILASAIVMLGSVALPTQSAGNMSSLFFLLSFIIVNVAVIRLRRERPNMNRPYEMPFYPAPPIIGIVLNLILTGVLVEFLLRTDPLALALSVAWILLGAVVYLALKRVKQQSDREQATAASEITPEAED from the coding sequence ATGAGCAAGAGCCAGACACGGTCGCCCGAGGCTGAACTCGGACTCCTCGACGCGACGATGATCGGGATGGGCGCGATGATAGGGGCCGGTATTTTTGTGTTAACGGGACTGGCCGCCGAAATCGCTGGCCCAGCCGCGATTCTCGTCTTCGCACTGAACGGCGTCGTGACGGCGTTCACAGGACTTTCTTACGCGGAGCTTGCCGCTTCGATTCCAAAGAGCGGCGGTGGATACGCGTTCGTGCGGGAGATATTCGACGACTTTGCCTCGTTCATTATGGGCTGGATGCTCTGGTTCGCCTACATGATTGCGGGAGCGCTGTACGCACTGGGATTTGCGCCGAACTTTCTCGAACTGTTGCACGTCTACGGCGTCGTCCCACCACCGGACGAGGTCGGCGCCGTTGTAGTTCCGGTCATTGATACAGCGCTCCCGCCGGCCTTCTTGTTGGCGTTTATCGCAGTTCTCGGGCTCGTGGCGCTCAACGCCGTCTCGACGGCCGCCAGTGGCAGTGTCGAGACGATTTTCACGATGATCAAAGTGTCTATACTGGTCGTGTTCGTCGCGTTCGGGTTCGCGTCGCCGATGTTTTCGGGGGCCGAATTCCAGCCGCTGTTTCCGGACGGGAGCGGGGCTGCTGCCGTCTTGCCGGCGATGGGGCTCACCTTCATCGCCTTCGAGGGGTACGACCTCATCACCACTGTCACAGAGGAAGTACAGAACCCGCGGGAAAACATCCCGAAAGCGATTTTTATCAGTCTCGCTGTGACTGTCGTCGTCTATCTGGCAGTTGTGACAGTCGCTATCGGGACGCTCGGAGCCGAGGGACTCGCCGACGCTGGCGAAGCCGGCATCGCCACGGCAGCGACGTCGTTCATGCCGACCGGGCTACCGATCATTCAAAACGGTGGGGCACTCATCGTCTTCGGGGCTGTGTTCTCGACGCTGACCGCCCTCAACGCCGTCGTCATCGCGTCGTCGCGCGTCGCGTTCTCGATGGGACGCGAAGGGCAGTTACTCCCTTCGATTGGCCAGATACACCACCGCTACGGGACGCCGTTCGTTGCCATCCTCGCCAGTGCCATCGTGATGCTTGGCTCAGTTGCACTGCCGACACAGAGCGCCGGCAATATGTCGAGCCTGTTCTTCCTGCTTTCGTTCATTATCGTCAACGTCGCGGTCATCAGGCTCCGCCGGGAACGACCGAACATGAACCGGCCGTACGAGATGCCGTTCTACCCTGCGCCACCGATAATCGGGATTGTACTCAACCTGATCCTGACTGGGGTGCTGGTAGAGTTTCTGCTGCGGACGGATCCACTGGCACTGGCACTCAGCGTGGCGTGGATTCTGCTCGGAGCGGTCGTGTATCTCGCCCTCAAACGGGTGAAACAGCAATCGGACCGCGAGCAGGCGACTGCCGCCAGCGAAATAACACCTGAGGCTGAAGACTAA
- a CDS encoding 5-methyltetrahydropteroyltriglutamate--homocysteine methyltransferase: MTQVIATTPGLFPLPDWAKDELADLKGHQKTDLISGDESGEVVAAYDEAREEVIGVQQDAGLDRVVEGQFRWDDMLAHPLAVHDNVETKGIVRYYDNNNFYREPVVQGDLGADGGDVAADLGAAADFVDEGLQAVLPGPYSLADLATDEHYGDSADFLDAIADFLVEEVKSFPDVETLFLLEPSLVENTPEDGEDERAAEAIDAVASAADAEVVAHTYWGAIEEKAYAHLMDADVDAIGFDLVANHDQTVYNVQEYGTKDDVALGVVDGQNTLVESPETIRDRIDWFEQQTNTAYDTVYATANTETFYLPVNKFEDKLEALANAADLEAAEA; encoded by the coding sequence ATGACACAGGTAATCGCCACGACCCCTGGGCTCTTTCCGCTCCCGGACTGGGCCAAGGACGAACTGGCAGATCTGAAAGGCCATCAGAAGACCGACCTCATCTCGGGCGACGAGTCCGGCGAGGTCGTTGCGGCCTACGACGAAGCCCGCGAGGAAGTCATCGGCGTCCAGCAGGACGCCGGCCTTGACCGCGTTGTCGAAGGTCAGTTCCGCTGGGACGACATGCTCGCGCACCCGCTCGCGGTCCACGACAACGTGGAGACGAAAGGCATCGTCCGCTACTACGACAACAACAACTTCTATCGGGAGCCGGTCGTGCAGGGCGACCTTGGCGCGGACGGCGGCGACGTGGCCGCGGACCTCGGTGCGGCCGCCGACTTCGTCGACGAGGGACTGCAGGCGGTCCTCCCCGGGCCGTACTCGCTTGCGGACCTCGCTACCGACGAGCACTACGGTGACAGCGCCGACTTCCTCGACGCCATCGCCGACTTCCTCGTTGAAGAAGTGAAGTCCTTCCCGGATGTCGAGACGCTGTTCCTGCTTGAACCGTCGCTGGTCGAGAACACGCCCGAGGACGGCGAGGACGAACGCGCCGCCGAGGCGATCGACGCCGTGGCCTCGGCCGCCGACGCCGAAGTCGTCGCACACACCTACTGGGGCGCAATCGAGGAGAAGGCCTACGCGCACCTGATGGATGCCGACGTCGACGCCATCGGCTTCGACCTCGTGGCGAACCACGACCAGACCGTCTACAACGTTCAGGAGTACGGCACCAAAGACGACGTGGCGCTTGGCGTCGTCGACGGGCAGAACACGCTCGTCGAGTCCCCCGAGACCATCCGCGACCGTATCGACTGGTTCGAACAGCAGACCAACACCGCCTATGACACCGTCTACGCGACGGCGAACACGGAGACGTTCTACCTCCCGGTGAACAAGTTCGAAGACAAGCTCGAAGCACTCGCAAACGCCGCGGACCTGGAGGCGGCGGAGGCATAA
- a CDS encoding methionine synthase, translated as MTGPRDQFKPADHPNDHFLLTTVVGSYPKPKWHDRARELFEDEDADFGEDEWEESKDDASRLITHEHERAGLDVICDGEMRRNEMVEYFAHRIDGYEFNGRVKVWGHNYFDKPSVADEVEYGEQWLVKEFEFTDEVAERPVKVPITGPYTLANWSFNEVYDSEEQLAYELADLVNEEIEALVEAGARYIQIDEPALATTPDDHAIVGECLERIVDEIPDDVRLGLHVCYGDYSRIYPEILDYPVHEYDLELANGDYDQLDVFKDHEFTKDFAMGVVDAHVAEVESVEEIKENIKKGLEVVPPERLTVSPDCGVKLLPREVAYGKMENMVQAAREIEEELDAGEIDVVASGAEAHADD; from the coding sequence ATGACAGGACCACGTGACCAGTTCAAACCGGCGGACCACCCGAACGACCACTTCCTGCTGACGACCGTCGTCGGCTCCTACCCCAAGCCCAAGTGGCACGACCGTGCCCGCGAGCTGTTCGAGGACGAGGACGCCGACTTCGGCGAAGACGAGTGGGAAGAATCGAAAGACGACGCCTCCCGGCTCATCACCCACGAGCACGAGCGAGCGGGCCTGGATGTCATCTGCGACGGCGAGATGCGCCGCAACGAGATGGTGGAGTACTTCGCCCACCGCATCGACGGCTACGAGTTCAACGGCCGCGTGAAGGTGTGGGGCCACAACTACTTCGACAAGCCGAGCGTCGCCGACGAGGTCGAGTACGGCGAGCAGTGGCTCGTCAAGGAGTTCGAGTTTACCGACGAGGTGGCCGAGCGGCCGGTCAAAGTCCCGATTACGGGGCCGTACACGCTCGCCAACTGGTCGTTCAACGAGGTGTACGACAGCGAGGAGCAACTGGCCTACGAGCTGGCTGACCTCGTCAACGAGGAGATTGAGGCGCTGGTCGAGGCCGGTGCCCGCTACATCCAGATCGACGAGCCGGCACTGGCCACGACGCCGGACGACCACGCTATCGTCGGCGAGTGTCTAGAACGCATCGTCGATGAGATTCCGGACGACGTGCGTCTGGGCCTGCACGTCTGTTACGGTGACTACTCGCGTATCTATCCCGAGATTCTGGACTACCCGGTCCACGAGTACGACCTCGAACTGGCCAACGGCGACTACGACCAGCTCGACGTGTTCAAAGACCACGAGTTCACGAAGGACTTCGCCATGGGCGTCGTCGACGCCCACGTCGCCGAGGTCGAGTCTGTCGAGGAAATCAAGGAGAACATCAAGAAGGGTCTGGAGGTCGTGCCGCCGGAGCGGCTCACCGTCTCGCCGGACTGCGGCGTGAAACTCCTGCCGCGCGAGGTCGCCTACGGCAAGATGGAGAACATGGTGCAGGCCGCCCGCGAAATCGAAGAAGAGCTGGACGCCGGCGAGATCGATGTTGTCGCGAGTGGTGCGGAAGCGCACGCAGACGACTGA